Genomic window (Theileria annulata chromosome 4, complete sequence, *** SEQUENCING IN PROGRESS ***):
AACGGATgtgttttaaaaatatatttattattaaaaattaactttcattaaaaataatctaataatttgaaataatgggtttataaaattatttacataatgTGTTACCTCTGgtctaaaattttatcagagatattaatttgatCTTAAATCGCTGATCATTCTggattttttatataaaatactttttaaaattatatttattaatttatatttttataccataaaaattttattttgcACCTTATACTTAACTGATCTATCTATAATAACtacttaatttattaagtaatttattCTTGAGTTTATTCCAGGATTTTAATGGCTAGCTtctttttataaatattgttctattttattttattttcaataatttttgaCTATTTATTAAGATGGAAAAGGTGAAAACTATTCATGTTGGACTACGTCCACCTTCATGTTACCCTCAGCTTCTTAGAAGTGGATTTAAAGAAGTTCAACAAGTCATCGGAAATGATTTGAAATCAGATTCAAACGATGTCAAATCACATAAAACTACAAACGTAGAAACatctaaatttaatataacGGTTGGAAAATTCAACCCGAAAACAACCAGATTTGGACAAATGAACCAGAATTTGGGTTCAAAAATGTCCAGCTTTAATCAGATTAGTAAAAGGTCATCAATAAAATCTGGATCAGACtttaattttgatgaaCTGAGCTCATTGTCAAGCTATGACTTTTCGAAACTTGGGTCAAATTCAACCAATAAAAGCGTGCTTTCATCATCTGATGGGAAGAAATCAATAAGATTTTCCATCGATAATTTATCTTCATCTGatagttttaaattagGCCAGATTAGGAGCCTTGATTACTCTAAAAAGTCATCAGACACAATAAACCAGGGATTTGAAAGACTACAGTCAGACTCTGGAGTTGATCCAAAAAATTTTTCTGGTTCTGTTGGAGGCAACCGGTCAGAATATCTACTTGATGAGCTCAGAAAAGTTGTTAAGCATGTAATTAACGTTAATAGGATAAGAAA
Coding sequences:
- a CDS encoding uncharacterized protein (Tap579b07.q1c.C.cand.67 - score = 35.31), with the translated sequence MEKVKTIHVGLRPPSCYPQLLRSGFKEVQQVIGNDLKSDSNDVKSHKTTNVETSKFNITVGKFNPKTTRFGQMNQNLGSKMSSFNQISKRSSIKSGSDFNFDELSSLSSYDFSKLGSNSTNKSVLSSSDGKKSIRFSIDNLSSSDSFKLGQIRSLDYSKKSSDTINQGFERLQSDSGVDPKNFSGSVGGNRSEYLLDELRKVVKHVINVNRIRNQGSDFMSNFIGVNSQGIENVGFSDDPKNKTSSNPSRSFENVPLINKGTTTSLFETQINSPNPVDRNVLNRNFNRKLLKIKEKYSKIDSLLQDLGDPLKLINDDQPISNIIEDHVNTKLLVHPLHINYYPKKVEEEDEEDYEEVEYELLRKKDPIPEKKVTTRPEDYPSLWAVRLKLFNQY